The Poecilia reticulata strain Guanapo linkage group LG4, Guppy_female_1.0+MT, whole genome shotgun sequence genomic interval ATCAGCTGTGGGTAACTCACTACCAACAGTAGCAtgattaaagttatttattacacttatttattttcttgatagGTATGAATACTGGTAAAGGTgctgtttgtgttatttttatacTGTGTGGCTTTCTGAGAGTACACTGACCAGCCTCAGCATTAAAAATCACTGATCATGGATCCGCTTATTGCAGTGCAGCATGATGCTGGAGATCCCTGCATCCTGACATGTTCTGAATTCCTGCAAAGTTGCACCTTTCTACACAATATTAATGTCTCAGGAAtggaacaaaacacaattttatatGGCCTCCAAACTTGGATTGCAACCCGATTGTGCAACAATGGGATGTACAGTAACATTATAGGAGTTCTTACtcatttcataaatatgttTGCCTCCATACCTCATCTTTAGaggtaatttgtttttttttaaagttggatttTTTATAAGTTTTCAGTGAGATTAAGATGCTACAGGCTTTTTACTCATCTATCCCAGCCAAGCTAACAAATTTATCTGAGGTTGTTATAGAGGCCTGGGGTGCACAAACATTCGGCTGGTGTTCAATGTTGTTGATAAACTGTGTACACTGTTCATTCATTTAAAGGTTCATTTATCTTTCTTTAGAATTTCAGTGTcctatttttaagaaaagatgGGTTTTCTTGAGAAAGTGTGtgtaaaaaatacttaagactAAATACTTAAAACCTGTAGTGTTCTTTCAATCACACTTGAGACACAGAGAAGAAACCTGATtaaccagatttattttttttcccaattaaaataatttctttttgcacaCAAATCCTCTGCAGTCGGTGCTTACAGGCTTCTCTCACTCAAACTATGCAGATGGGTTGTACTTCCCCGTACACCAGagcagctacacacacacagagctgacAACGGTGCTGTATCCTGACTGTGTGAAGCAGAGCCTGGCTGAAACAAGCCCACCACTGTGGAAGGGCAGCAGCTAGAGTAACACATAGGAAACATGTCAgacaaaactgttttgttcttCAGCTGTAGCTTGATATAGGCTGGCTGGAGGGCTGTGAATGTCAGCTGTGAGACTTTAAAGTTACAGTTAATGTTGCCAACAGGTCCACATTATGTTTATTGCAACTAGGTAATACGTTTTGCTTGTTTATGCATTAGCTCAGAGCCCCAGTGGCATTCTTAGACAGGATTTCAGGTAAAATCCTCTCCACCTGAAGGAGTTAGCCAGCTTTATCCAATAATATTAACACATCAACTGTCAGCCAACTTAGTCTAAGCCAGATTTGTGAGCGTCTGAGGAGGATGTAGCTGCAGGCAAAATGCATAACTAGAGGGGAAATCAATTAAAAAGATGCATAGATATTGAGTGGCATGTGTGATTTATAGTGTAAAAGCATAAGTTCTAGGAGGTGGTGCAAAGTGTTTCTGTCCAATCTGATCATTTTCCCAGTTAAACATCAGCCTTTGCTCCATCTGCTACTGCATTTATTACATATAACAGgaataattaaactttattgGCAAACATTTCctcaaaagtaaaagtaaaaatgtccacaaagATTCTGTTACGGGTCAGAGTCCACAGGCCTCATCTGTCCAATTGTGACAAGACAGGGGGGTGTTGTGCTGCCGACGTTGTACATCTGCTCCAGTGCTGCACTGTGCCTTGTCCTCACAGTGCAGCAGCGACCCGACAAAGAGAAGGAGGTAGCgagttttggagtttttttcaCATTCGAGCTCGTTCTCTCTGCAGCCTGGAGTTGTATGTTCTGGACACAGTGTTCCAGGCGTCCATATATCTGTCCATGCACATGGCTATGCATTTCTGAGAGGgggaaaaatgaagaagaaaRAAAACAGGTGTAGCATCTTGTAAGAGAGTTGTttaagttctgtttttaaagggcAGAGAAAGATTTATTGTTATCAATGTTGAATCTAAGCAGCTCTTTGAAATATATATGTTGCAATGAAGGTTGCTATTTGAAATATCGTGCAGCAGTAGTTAtgacaaaggggaaaaaagctaaacttttaattattgcattattatgtATCAAATAAACTATTCAGATAAGGTTATTTCTCGGATTCATTTTGTCCGACGGTCATATCTGAATTTCAACGTTTCAGTGAAACATCAGGAATCATTGGTTAATCAATTAATGAATTAACTTATTGTTACAATGTGTATTGAAAATAAGACAAGAATTAGCAACATTAAATATGTGACTCTGTAATTTATGATCACGTAGTAATTACAGCACGTAGTACATTATTGcacattacattattttatgtaCTGTATGGTTACATTtgcaacttttttaaaatccttctgaatgtttaattaaaaaatacttattgAAATGTGATATTCATAAGGCATAGCTTAAAGAATGAACCTTAAACAACATCAACTACAAATTTGACGCTTTGAGATCATTTCTATGCTCTTGCGGTCCCCCTATCAGCTTAGTTAGCTTGTGCCATAAGCAGATATAGAAATAACCAAAGGCACACGGGAGATACTACACGGTTACATCAAAATCATAACTACAACATctaagctaaacaaaaaaatacaaaaagttcATACAAACTTCTGAGTCGGTGAgggttgaaataaaaattaaaaaaaactttgaccaTCTCTAGAACACATACCTGTTCAGAATTGTCCAATGAGCTTCCAGGCTTTCCTATACACTTCTTGAAGCATTTATCAGTCATTCTCTGAAGCATAAAAACAGTGGTGATTGTAACACTTGCAGGCATTCGGAGTGGGCAACACAAGCAAACTTGTATTAAAACCAGTGtgtatttcaaaacattattttctataCTAGCTGACAAATTATCGGCTGtatcaaaatatatttgcagtGGCTATCACACGTAACACACAGCTTAACTGTATCTTGTTAGCTTAGCATCAAAGATCCATTGGTTTACCTGCAGGAGCTCCTGAGCGTTAGCCACCGCTATTTGGACTTTAACCTGCTCCATGATGGTCCCGGTGTCAATTTTACCACCGGACCCTCCTGCTGAGAAGTCTGACCCGAACCCGTCCATCTCTACCAGTGTCCGGCTcaaaatagatactttattaAGCTGGTTTACGGCTACACGTGCAGACTACAGCTGCTAGGTTTCATGCAGTTTCCAGTGCCCTTGACAAAGAAGGAAGACGCTCAACGTCATTTCCGTCAAAAGATGTACTCTGCATCACGGGAAATGAAGTTCTGTAAATAGACTCAAAGTAACGCTCttaattcaacatttgttttatttatacgTAAAAAAANNNNNNNNNNNNNNNNNNNNNNNNNNNNNNNNNNNNNNNNNNNNNNNNNNNNNNNNNNNNNNNNNNNNNNNNNNNNNNNNNNNNNNNNNNNNNNNNNNNNNNNNNNNNNNNNNNNNNNNNNNNNNNNNNNNNNNNNNNNNNNNNNNNNNNNNNNNNNNNNNNNNNNNNNNNNNNNNNNNNNNNNNNNNNNNNNNNNNNNNNNNNNNNNNNNNNNNNNNNNNNNNNNNNNNNNNNNNNNNNNNNNNNNNNNNNNNNNNNNNNNNNNNNNNNNNNNNNNNNNNNNNNNNNNNNNNNNNNNNNNNNNNNNNNNNNNNNNNNNN includes:
- the timm13 gene encoding mitochondrial import inner membrane translocase subunit Tim13; its protein translation is MDGFGSDFSAGGSGGKIDTGTIMEQVKVQIAVANAQELLQRMTDKCFKKCIGKPGSSLDNSEQKCIAMCMDRYMDAWNTVSRTYNSRLQRERARM